The Chroicocephalus ridibundus chromosome 4, bChrRid1.1, whole genome shotgun sequence genome contains the following window.
ACCATTTAAAGTCCAAGTCTATAAAGGCTGTTACTTTTGCATGTTTGTAACTTTGCCAAATTAGTAGTTCTGGTATCTGGTGACTTCAAGAGTtatgttttcttcctccagactGTCCTTGAAGGCCTCTGTATGAAAGATCTCTTAAAATACGTTCTTATTCTTTACAGAACCCTGAGGGCAGTAGTAAAAGCCTCATTTCACCAGAAGTGGGGACACCTGCAAATAACGCAGACAACCCAGAGGATGAGAACTCTGGTGAGAACCCGGAGGGCCAAGTGCAAATCAATGTTAACTTGGAAGTAAAAAACCCCTCACCAGAGGAAAACAGTGTTGCACTTTCTGAGCGGGGCACCGTCCTGCCCAGGGGCTGGAAGCGCCACATGGAAAGGTACTGGAGGAGGATCGCAGAGTATTCACTAGCAGCAAAAACTGGGCAGAACCTTGCTTGTCGTCAGAATGCCCCGTCTAATGTACCAAGTGATAGGATACCACCAAATCGTACGGTAAGTGCACGTGTGAAATTATCAGTATATTTTCTCTGATAGACGTGTAATTTCAGTTGATTTCTTAACTGGTTTTTGAGTGATAGATGTTGTTTTCAGGCAGAACAATAGGGAAGAGGAGACTTTGCCTTAAAGATGTGATAAAAGTATAGGAAGTGATATCTTGGGAAAGCAAACTTTAATCTGCTCTGCCTCCTTCATCTCCGTGTTCGATATTTACACAGAGGCTATTCTTTTGCGATGGCAGCAAATGTGTTGCCTTTTTGCTTCACTTTGGAACTGGTAGCATGGCTGTTTCAGTATGCAATTTTCTTTACTCAAATACTTTCACCTCTGCTGTGAaacctgccccccctcccccttatTGGTGTGTGTGCCGCAGAAGCAGGTTATTAAGTAGCTCAGGAATAATCGAGTGAAGTCCTCTGATACGTTGGAGTAATGATCCAACTTTGTATTACAGGTACAAAAACGAAGATATCGAATAATTGTTAAAGATCTCTCTCAAAAAGGTAAGTTTTCCATGAATTGGCAGtaattggaatttttttcctgttgactttAGTCTACTTAAGGAATAGTGTAGGGGAGGCTAATTAATATTGCTTAGAGCTAAAAGGCTTTCAGTTTATTGTAAAATACGCTGAAACAGGATTATTGCTACATTTGAGAGAAGTTGTAGTCCCTGTGGTGAATTGTTCCACTTTAAAGCATGGCTTTTCTGCACAGGGGTGTAATGCAGTCATGCTTTTAAGAATAAGAATGAGACAATTtggttttatatgttttaaagaaGTTTGCATTGCAGCAGTGTACTCTGCCTTAATGAGGGAAGTACAGGTCAGAGCAGGAGCTCTTTCTGTCAAATGTACACCCTCATGGAAGACCACATCGAATGCCCAGACATCTGCCTGTACCCAGCAAGTTGAAGTGCTGGATGACCAAGCAACAGGTTTTGCTCATGCTGTTCTTGGCATGGCAAACCTATACCAGTAGCATAGTGAGTGGTTAAAGTCTGCTGTTGAGTAGCCCTATTAAGCTTAACTGAAGACATGCAGGCGAATGAAACCTTCCTAAAAATCACCTTTACTGAATGGTGTCTCATCTTAAGAGACTACTTTTAAGGTATGTAGACTGGTACCTTTAGCTTCTTTCAAGATCACTGAGTAGGAAACCTATTTGTCCTGCTGCTTCTCAGGTGCCAAACCTGGCCTTGCTGCTGCCGTTTGGTCCGTGCATGTATTGGCTgaaaattaatgggaaaacaTGTAAGgtagctatgaaaaaaaaattctgtattttagaaCCTAAGCTGATATGTGTTGTGTGTTTGTTCTTTCAGAACTGAGAGATAGCTTTTTGGCCTTTATAAAGGAAGTACCGCCGAAAAAATGGAAGCAGCTTATGAGAACTCATCTGCAGGAAAATGAGattgttaaaattatttatgacTTTCCTAATGATATAGAAGAGCAATCTTACCAGATGCTTCTCACCTGGAGAAACTCACTGGGAGAGAAACAATCTATTATTAAGTTACTGGATGAGTTAAAGCATCTAGATAAGAAGGCTTATGATAACATATTGAAcactttaaaaagtaataacaTTATTAGTAAAGTAGAAGTTACAGATTAATGTTTATGATGAACTTCAGAAATGCTCCTGTGTACATATATATGGCTACAAACTTCCTGTAAATGAGGACATCGACAAACTGCTAGTGAAAATGATGGCATTTTGTATCTTGATACCCTCCTTGCCTTCACGTGGAGAGCTGGAAGTGATTTAACGCCGTC
Protein-coding sequences here:
- the LOC134515095 gene encoding uncharacterized protein LOC134515095; this translates as MGAGAVAGLLLVTVLIMPGTGAEDCGEGEYLHEGHCCLSCPAGTYVAQHCSAPHLRGKCIPCTEGEGYTAHENGLEECLSCRQCKDDQITLRPCTVTHDTECQCKQGYFCPAEGCEICQRCSTTCPDGKEIVQNCNATMDLGCGSPDQGSTAFGWIIAVILVVVGLLLFIVIRKLKSDKGASLDKDAEKGLNPEGSSKSLISPEVGTPANNADNPEDENSGENPEGQVQINVNLEVKNPSPEENSVALSERGTVLPRGWKRHMERYWRRIAEYSLAAKTGQNLACRQNAPSNVPSDRIPPNRTVQKRRYRIIVKDLSQKELRDSFLAFIKEVPPKKWKQLMRTHLQENEIVKIIYDFPNDIEEQSYQMLLTWRNSLGEKQSIIKLLDELKHLDKKAYDNILNTLKSNNIISKVEVTD